The following are encoded together in the Myxococcales bacterium genome:
- a CDS encoding SRPBCC domain-containing protein has product MQLRTEIEIAAPPQAVWDELIAFARYPEWNPFISSVSGRLELGERLTLVLSSAGGNDRKLVTTLTRIEPPATLRWTSKFLVRGLFDGEHYFELLPLAGDRTRLVHGEELTGALVQYMGPRLTAMARGFVGMNEALAKRLAHNAKPRVA; this is encoded by the coding sequence ATGCAACTTCGAACCGAGATCGAGATCGCAGCCCCGCCCCAGGCGGTCTGGGACGAGCTGATCGCCTTCGCCCGCTACCCAGAGTGGAATCCGTTCATCAGCTCGGTGAGCGGCCGCCTGGAGCTGGGTGAACGGCTGACACTGGTGCTCTCATCGGCGGGCGGCAACGATCGCAAGCTCGTGACGACGCTGACACGCATCGAGCCGCCCGCGACTCTGCGGTGGACCAGCAAGTTCCTCGTGCGCGGCCTGTTCGATGGCGAGCACTACTTCGAGCTCTTACCGCTGGCGGGCGACCGCACGCGCCTGGTTCATGGCGAAGAGCTGACCGGGGCGCTAGTGCAGTACATGGGGCCGCGTTTGACGGCGATGGCCCGAGGGTTCGTGGGCATGAACGAGGCGCTCGCGAAGCGGCTCGCGCACAACGCCAAGCCCCGCGTCGCGTGA
- a CDS encoding lamin tail domain-containing protein, with translation MRTFHFVLGLGVVGVFAVLGAACGSDGSGGGGGGAGGAGNFGGTGATGATGGTGTGGATGGTGGGNTGGVAGQNTGGAAGGGGASGSGGGTSDASTDGGGTVGDHLLISEVGIEPGGAEFIEIWNPTNAEVDLSNYYVADNSAYYKVTSGPWNPQGTPNTDFLARFPAGTKLAAGAVLVVAPENVSGKPTFEATFGKCPDFTLNSTAAALSCASKSVPAMLIPTNGSVGSQVGALISNDREMIVLFSWDGSASTVKDVDYVTWGTQFDANTRVDKTGVSGYQADTAAASQKPANQGVAGDGGASLAIERCKIESGEKTSGGNGISGHDETSEDMGASFKSQSAPSPGTKNSCL, from the coding sequence ATGCGTACCTTTCACTTCGTCTTGGGTCTCGGTGTCGTTGGTGTGTTCGCAGTGCTGGGAGCCGCGTGTGGTTCCGACGGCAGCGGAGGCGGAGGCGGAGGTGCCGGCGGCGCGGGCAACTTCGGCGGCACGGGCGCGACGGGCGCGACGGGCGGAACCGGCACCGGTGGCGCGACGGGCGGAACCGGCGGCGGCAACACCGGCGGTGTGGCAGGTCAGAACACCGGGGGTGCTGCGGGCGGCGGCGGCGCCTCGGGCAGCGGCGGAGGCACTTCGGACGCAAGCACGGACGGCGGCGGCACGGTCGGCGATCATCTGCTGATCAGCGAAGTGGGGATCGAGCCGGGCGGCGCGGAGTTCATCGAGATCTGGAACCCGACCAATGCCGAGGTCGATCTCAGCAACTATTACGTCGCGGACAACTCTGCATACTACAAGGTGACGAGCGGTCCGTGGAACCCCCAGGGCACTCCGAACACGGACTTCCTCGCGCGCTTCCCGGCGGGCACGAAGCTCGCGGCTGGCGCCGTGCTGGTGGTCGCGCCAGAAAACGTCAGCGGCAAACCGACCTTCGAGGCGACCTTCGGCAAGTGCCCCGACTTCACGCTCAACTCCACCGCTGCCGCGCTGAGCTGTGCGTCCAAGAGCGTGCCGGCGATGTTGATCCCCACGAACGGCAGCGTGGGTAGCCAGGTCGGCGCGCTCATCAGCAACGACCGCGAGATGATCGTGCTCTTCAGCTGGGACGGCAGCGCTTCCACCGTGAAGGACGTCGACTACGTCACGTGGGGCACGCAGTTCGACGCCAATACCCGCGTCGACAAGACCGGAGTCAGCGGTTACCAGGCCGACACGGCTGCCGCGTCCCAGAAGCCCGCGAACCAAGGCGTAGCCGGCGACGGCGGCGCCAGCTTGGCCATCGAGCGCTGCAAGATCGAGAGCGGCGAGAAGACCTCGGGCGGCAACGGCATCTCGGGCCACGACGAGACCAGCGAAGACATGGGCGCGAGCTTCAAGTCCCAGTCGGCCCCGAGCCCCGGAACCAAGAACAGCTGCCTCTGA
- a CDS encoding M28 family peptidase, whose product MAWGSWLKMPGKSHAGPLAPLDADGLVLRRALESEVQVLASEIGERNVGTPAGLAKAARHVEAALARSGRAVGVQSYLVGGVECTNFEVELRGSKTPDEIVLVGAHYDSAPGTPGADDNASGSAALLQLALRLSALPRPPARTLRFVAFVNEEPPYFQTADMGSLRYARRCRERGEKIVAMLSLETIGYFSDAEGSQQYPPPLGLFYPTRGDFIGFVGNPGSKELVRQAVGVFRDKARFPSQGAAVPGALPGVGWSDHWAFWQEGYPAIMVTDTAPFRNPNYHRAGDTPDRMDFERMTRVVLGVEQVLLALAG is encoded by the coding sequence ATGGCCTGGGGTTCATGGCTGAAAATGCCGGGCAAGAGCCACGCAGGCCCCCTCGCGCCTCTCGACGCCGACGGGCTCGTGTTGCGGCGCGCGCTCGAGTCCGAAGTGCAGGTCCTCGCCAGCGAGATTGGGGAGCGAAACGTCGGCACCCCCGCCGGACTGGCCAAAGCCGCGCGCCACGTCGAGGCCGCGCTCGCTCGTTCGGGACGCGCCGTCGGAGTGCAGAGTTATCTCGTCGGCGGCGTCGAGTGCACGAACTTCGAGGTCGAGCTGCGAGGAAGCAAGACTCCCGACGAGATCGTGCTCGTGGGTGCGCACTACGATTCGGCGCCCGGCACTCCCGGCGCCGACGATAACGCGAGCGGCAGCGCGGCGCTGCTTCAGCTCGCTCTGCGTCTATCGGCCCTGCCGCGCCCGCCCGCGCGCACGCTGCGCTTCGTGGCGTTCGTCAACGAAGAGCCGCCCTACTTCCAGACGGCGGACATGGGGAGCTTGCGTTACGCCAGGCGCTGCCGTGAGCGCGGCGAAAAGATCGTGGCCATGCTCAGCCTCGAGACCATCGGTTATTTCTCAGACGCCGAAGGCAGCCAGCAGTATCCACCCCCTCTGGGTCTTTTCTATCCGACCCGAGGAGACTTCATCGGCTTCGTCGGCAACCCCGGTTCGAAGGAGCTGGTGCGGCAAGCCGTCGGAGTATTTCGAGACAAGGCACGGTTTCCGTCCCAGGGTGCTGCGGTGCCGGGAGCATTGCCCGGTGTCGGCTGGTCCGATCACTGGGCGTTCTGGCAAGAGGGTTACCCAGCCATCATGGTCACCGACACCGCCCCCTTCCGAAACCCGAACTACCACCGCGCGGGCGACACACCCGACCGCATGGACTTCGAACGGATGACGCGCGTCGTGCTCGGAGTCGAGCAGGTGCTCTTGGCGCTGGCTGGGTGA